Proteins from a genomic interval of Streptomyces sp. NBC_01445:
- a CDS encoding sulfurtransferase, protein MNAIISAIELASESTGVAPPVILDIRWQLSVAKAAGAPAFDGRAAYEAGHIPGAVYVDLDADLAGPAGAAGRHPLPDVASFGAVMRRAGVSADRDVVVYDGGQGWAAARTWWMLRWTGHPSVRVLDGGLGAWEGPLETAVPSPVPGTFEPAPGAVALLDADGAAALARSGILLDARAAERYRGDVEPIDRVGGHIPGAVSAPTSENVAQDGRFLPADALASRFKSLGASGDSGEVGVYCGSGVSGAHEVLALAVAGIDAALYVGSWSEWSSDESRPVATGPDPQ, encoded by the coding sequence ATGAATGCCATCATCTCCGCAATCGAACTCGCGAGCGAGTCGACCGGCGTGGCCCCGCCGGTCATCCTCGACATCCGCTGGCAGCTGAGCGTTGCCAAGGCGGCGGGCGCCCCGGCCTTCGACGGACGGGCCGCATACGAGGCCGGGCACATCCCCGGCGCGGTCTACGTCGACCTCGACGCCGACCTCGCGGGACCGGCCGGAGCGGCAGGTCGGCACCCCCTCCCGGATGTGGCGTCCTTCGGCGCCGTGATGCGGCGGGCCGGCGTGTCGGCCGACCGGGACGTGGTCGTGTACGACGGCGGGCAGGGCTGGGCCGCCGCGCGCACCTGGTGGATGCTGCGCTGGACGGGTCACCCGTCCGTGCGAGTTCTCGACGGCGGCCTCGGTGCGTGGGAAGGGCCGCTGGAGACCGCGGTGCCGTCGCCCGTGCCGGGCACGTTCGAGCCCGCGCCGGGCGCAGTGGCGCTCCTGGACGCCGACGGCGCGGCCGCGCTTGCGCGTTCGGGGATCCTGCTCGACGCCCGCGCCGCCGAGCGCTACCGGGGCGACGTGGAGCCGATCGACCGCGTCGGCGGTCACATCCCGGGCGCGGTGTCCGCGCCGACGTCGGAGAACGTGGCGCAGGACGGCCGGTTCCTGCCCGCAGACGCGCTCGCCTCCCGCTTCAAGTCCCTTGGCGCGTCCGGGGATTCGGGCGAGGTCGGCGTGTACTGCGGCTCCGGCGTCTCGGGCGCCCACGAGGTGCTCGCCCTCGCGGTGGCGGGCATCGACGCGGCGCTGTACGTCGGTTCGTGGTCCGAGTGGTCCTCGGACGAGTCACGCCCCGTGGCGACCGGCCCCGATCCGCAGTAG
- the sepH gene encoding septation protein SepH: protein MPELRVVAVSNDGTRLVLKAADSTEYTLPIDERLRAAVRGDRPRLGQIEIEVESHLRPRDIQARIRAGASAEEVAQLAGIPVDRVRRFEGPVLAERAFMAERARKTPVRRPGENAGPQLGEAVQERLLLRGADKETVQWDSWRRDDGTWEVLLVYLVAGEPHSASWTYDPPRRLVQAVDDEARSLIGETDDIAAPEPSFPFVPRIARLPRDRPLDRALDRQLERPSLPAPAPEITEESPAAVSAAERDSLTSLLEAVPSYRGDIVVPERPTVPAPDPVTDEPEPAEAEEPPAPAASAGAGSAYADVLMPRSVAGHRDRLTGTTDRQAEADGVRPGRRAAVPSWDEIVFGTRRKKQD from the coding sequence ATGCCCGAACTGCGTGTCGTGGCCGTCTCTAACGACGGCACACGGCTGGTGCTGAAGGCTGCGGACAGCACGGAGTACACGCTTCCGATCGACGAGCGCCTCCGGGCCGCCGTGCGCGGCGACCGTCCGCGCCTCGGCCAGATCGAGATCGAGGTGGAGAGCCATCTCCGCCCCCGCGACATTCAGGCGCGTATACGTGCCGGTGCCTCCGCCGAGGAGGTGGCCCAGCTCGCCGGCATCCCCGTCGACCGCGTCCGCCGCTTCGAGGGCCCTGTCCTCGCGGAGCGCGCCTTCATGGCCGAGCGCGCCAGGAAGACCCCCGTACGCCGTCCCGGCGAGAACGCGGGCCCCCAGCTCGGCGAGGCGGTGCAGGAGCGTCTGCTGCTGCGCGGCGCCGACAAGGAGACCGTCCAGTGGGACTCGTGGCGCCGCGACGACGGCACCTGGGAGGTCCTGCTCGTCTACCTGGTCGCGGGTGAGCCGCACTCGGCGAGCTGGACGTACGACCCGCCCCGGCGGCTCGTCCAGGCCGTCGACGACGAGGCGCGCTCGCTCATCGGCGAGACCGACGACATCGCCGCGCCGGAACCCAGCTTTCCGTTCGTGCCGCGCATCGCGAGGCTGCCCCGCGACCGCCCGCTCGACCGGGCCCTCGACCGGCAGTTGGAGCGCCCCTCGCTGCCGGCCCCCGCACCGGAGATCACCGAGGAGAGCCCGGCGGCCGTCTCCGCCGCCGAGCGTGACTCGCTGACCAGCCTTCTGGAAGCCGTACCCAGCTACCGCGGCGACATCGTGGTGCCCGAGCGCCCCACTGTGCCCGCACCCGATCCCGTCACGGACGAGCCGGAGCCCGCCGAGGCGGAGGAGCCCCCGGCGCCCGCCGCGTCCGCGGGAGCGGGTTCCGCCTACGCGGACGTCCTCATGCCGCGCAGCGTCGCGGGACACCGAGACCGTCTCACCGGCACCACCGACCGCCAGGCCGAGGCCGACGGGGTCCGTCCCGGACGGCGCGCGGCCGTCCCGAGCTGGGACGAGATCGTCTTCGGCACGCGCCGCAAGAAGCAGGACTAG
- a CDS encoding MFS transporter — protein sequence MPSPYRAIFALPGTKSFSVAGFLGRMPLSMMGIGIVTMVSQLTGRYGLAGALSATVALSAAAIGPQISRLVDRHGQRRVLRPAALVSLVAVAGLLLCAKFEAPDWTLFVFSALIGCVPSVGSMVRARWAALYRDTPQLHTAYSFESVIDEVCFIFGPIISIGLSTAWFPEAGPLLAGCFLAAGVFWLTAQRATEPVPHPRGQHSGGSALRSRGLQVLVTTFVATGTIFGAVDVVTVAFAEDEGHKAAASLVLAVYAAGSCAAGAVFGLLHFKGAPARRWLVGVCTTAVSMIPLLLVGNLPFLAVALFVAGLSIAPTMITTMALVEQHVPRAKLTEGMTWVSTGLAVGVALGSSAAGWVIDAAGAKAGYGVPAVAGAVAVAVGFLGYRRLKQPVPQRGGTNEHGELGQRHDERPAGQDTERTVA from the coding sequence TTGCCCAGCCCCTACCGCGCCATATTCGCCCTGCCCGGCACCAAGAGCTTCTCGGTCGCCGGGTTCCTGGGCCGGATGCCCCTGTCGATGATGGGCATCGGGATCGTCACGATGGTCTCCCAGCTGACCGGCCGATACGGGCTCGCGGGTGCCCTGTCCGCCACCGTGGCACTCTCGGCGGCGGCCATCGGCCCGCAGATCTCACGCCTCGTCGACCGGCACGGACAACGCCGTGTGCTGCGGCCCGCGGCCCTGGTCTCGCTGGTCGCGGTCGCCGGTCTGCTGCTGTGCGCGAAGTTCGAGGCGCCGGACTGGACACTGTTCGTCTTCAGCGCCCTGATCGGCTGTGTGCCGAGCGTCGGCTCGATGGTCCGGGCGCGCTGGGCGGCCCTTTACAGGGACACCCCTCAGCTGCACACCGCGTACTCCTTCGAATCCGTCATCGACGAGGTGTGCTTCATCTTCGGGCCGATCATCTCGATCGGTCTGTCGACGGCATGGTTCCCGGAGGCGGGGCCCCTGCTCGCGGGCTGCTTCCTCGCTGCCGGCGTCTTCTGGCTGACCGCGCAGCGCGCGACCGAGCCGGTGCCGCATCCGCGCGGACAGCACTCCGGGGGGTCCGCCCTGAGGTCGCGCGGTCTTCAGGTCCTGGTGACCACGTTCGTCGCGACGGGCACGATCTTCGGTGCGGTGGACGTGGTGACCGTCGCGTTCGCCGAGGACGAGGGCCACAAGGCGGCGGCCAGTCTCGTGCTCGCGGTGTATGCGGCGGGTTCCTGCGCCGCCGGGGCGGTCTTCGGGCTGCTGCACTTCAAGGGGGCGCCCGCGCGCAGGTGGCTGGTCGGTGTCTGCACGACGGCCGTGAGTATGATCCCCCTCCTACTGGTCGGGAACCTTCCGTTTCTGGCCGTGGCGCTCTTTGTCGCGGGCCTGTCCATCGCACCGACGATGATCACGACGATGGCCCTCGTCGAGCAGCACGTACCACGCGCGAAACTGACCGAGGGCATGACCTGGGTGAGCACCGGACTGGCGGTCGGTGTCGCGCTCGGCTCCTCCGCGGCCGGCTGGGTGATCGACGCCGCCGGTGCGAAGGCCGGGTACGGGGTTCCGGCCGTGGCCGGCGCCGTCGCGGTGGCGGTCGGGTTCCTGGGGTACCGCCGGCTGAAGCAGCCGGTGCCGCAGCGGGGAGGAACCAATGAGCACGGGGAACTCGGGCAGCGACACGACGAACGCCCGGCAGGCCAGGACACGGAACGAACCGTGGCGTAA
- a CDS encoding sensor histidine kinase, which translates to MASSPAPPAAPPKPTWDPRKAEPPYPWLRPTIRIRLTLLYGGMFLIAGILLLSIIYLLAAQALNVGSDLPFTVTGGTVSSGTCRNFTGLPDHPTTSQLNSALNECVNEMRQHALDNLLSRSLLALLGLAVIAFAFGYAMAGRVLSPLGRITRTARRVAGTDLSRRIELDGPDDELKELSDTFDDMLDRLERAFTAQQRFVGNASHELRTPLAINRTLLEVHLSDPGAPVELQQLGKTLLATNERSEQLVEGLLLLARSDNQIVERKPVDLAEVASQAIDQTRSEADAKGVEIRGERKEAVVQGNGVLLERIALNLVQNAVRYNVPEGGWVEVTTEAQHGQAVLVVSNTGPVVPAYEIDNLFEPFRRLRTERTGSDKGVGLGLSIARSVARAHGGRIIAEPREGGGLVMRVTLPI; encoded by the coding sequence GTGGCCTCCTCACCCGCGCCACCGGCCGCGCCTCCGAAACCCACGTGGGACCCCAGAAAAGCCGAGCCGCCCTACCCGTGGCTGCGCCCCACCATCCGCATACGCCTCACCCTGCTGTACGGCGGCATGTTCCTGATCGCCGGCATCCTGCTGCTGTCGATCATCTATCTGCTCGCCGCACAGGCCCTGAACGTCGGCAGTGACCTGCCGTTCACGGTCACGGGCGGCACGGTGAGCAGCGGGACCTGCCGCAACTTCACAGGTCTCCCCGACCACCCCACGACCAGCCAGCTCAACTCCGCGCTGAACGAGTGCGTCAACGAGATGCGTCAGCACGCGCTCGACAATCTCCTCAGCCGCTCGCTCCTCGCCCTGCTCGGCCTCGCCGTGATCGCGTTCGCCTTCGGGTACGCGATGGCGGGCCGCGTCCTGTCCCCGCTGGGCCGCATCACGCGCACCGCGCGCCGGGTGGCCGGCACGGACCTGTCGCGGCGCATCGAGCTGGACGGCCCGGACGACGAGCTGAAAGAGCTGTCCGACACCTTCGACGACATGCTCGACCGCCTGGAGAGAGCCTTCACCGCGCAGCAGCGGTTCGTCGGCAACGCGTCGCACGAGCTGCGCACGCCGCTCGCGATCAACCGCACACTGCTCGAGGTCCACCTCTCCGACCCCGGAGCGCCGGTGGAGCTCCAGCAGCTCGGCAAGACGCTCCTGGCGACGAACGAGCGCAGCGAGCAGCTCGTCGAGGGCCTGCTCCTGCTCGCCCGCAGCGACAACCAGATCGTGGAGCGCAAGCCGGTCGACCTCGCCGAGGTCGCCTCGCAGGCCATCGACCAGACCCGCTCGGAGGCCGACGCGAAGGGCGTCGAGATCCGCGGCGAGCGCAAGGAGGCCGTCGTCCAGGGCAATGGCGTGCTCCTGGAGCGCATCGCCCTGAACCTCGTCCAGAACGCCGTCCGGTACAACGTCCCGGAGGGCGGCTGGGTCGAGGTCACCACCGAGGCCCAGCACGGCCAGGCGGTCCTCGTGGTGTCCAACACGGGGCCCGTGGTGCCCGCGTACGAGATCGACAACCTCTTCGAGCCGTTCCGGCGGCTGCGCACCGAGCGCACCGGGAGCG
- a CDS encoding thymidine kinase, translating to MPELVFFSGTMDCGKSTLALQIEHNRSARGLKGMILTRDDRAGEGKLSSRLGLVTDAVEVADDLDVYAYVVDQLSQGGRVDYVIADEAQFLAPDQIDQLARVVDDLGLDVYAFGITTDFRSKLFPGSQRLVELADRVEVLQVEALCWCGARATHNARTVGGRMVVEGAQVVVGDVDRSDDEVGYEVLCRRHHRKQLTSATAHAAALSPEVLPVASA from the coding sequence ATGCCCGAGCTTGTGTTCTTCTCCGGAACGATGGACTGCGGAAAGAGCACCCTGGCTCTCCAGATAGAGCACAACCGCTCGGCACGCGGCCTCAAGGGCATGATCCTCACGCGCGACGACCGGGCCGGCGAGGGGAAACTCTCCTCGCGCCTCGGCCTCGTCACCGACGCCGTCGAGGTGGCCGACGACCTCGACGTGTACGCGTACGTCGTCGACCAGCTGTCCCAGGGCGGCCGCGTGGACTACGTCATCGCGGACGAGGCGCAGTTCCTCGCGCCCGACCAGATCGACCAGCTCGCCCGCGTCGTCGACGACCTCGGCCTCGACGTCTACGCCTTCGGCATCACGACCGACTTCCGGTCCAAGCTGTTCCCCGGCTCCCAGCGCCTGGTCGAACTCGCCGACCGCGTCGAGGTCCTCCAGGTCGAGGCCCTGTGCTGGTGCGGTGCCCGCGCCACGCACAACGCCCGCACGGTGGGCGGCCGGATGGTCGTCGAGGGCGCCCAGGTCGTCGTCGGCGACGTAGACCGGAGCGACGACGAGGTCGGCTACGAGGTCCTCTGCCGACGCCACCACCGCAAGCAACTGACAAGCGCCACTGCGCACGCGGCGGCCCTGTCACCCGAAGTCCTGCCGGTCGCCTCGGCCTGA
- a CDS encoding inositol monophosphatase family protein codes for MTDLKAELLEVALEAAARAGTFLRDGRPADLGVAATKTSAVDVVTEMDIASEKLITGFLAERRPDDGVLGEEGASTEGSSGITWVIDPIDGTVNYLYGRPEWSVSIAARQGDETLVGVVAAPLRGETYRAVLGQGAYVNDRPAHARVAPPFEQALVGTGFGYLAARRAHQADVVRELVPHVRDIRRGGSAAIDLCDVAVGRLDAYYERGLNPWDLAAGDLIAREAGALTGGRPGEVPSGELTIAAPPGLFEQLQNRLEELGAWHD; via the coding sequence GTGACAGACCTGAAGGCCGAACTCCTCGAGGTCGCCCTGGAGGCCGCCGCCCGCGCCGGGACCTTCCTACGCGACGGACGCCCCGCCGACCTCGGCGTCGCCGCCACCAAGACCAGCGCCGTGGACGTCGTCACGGAGATGGACATCGCCTCCGAGAAGCTGATCACGGGCTTCCTCGCGGAGCGCCGGCCGGACGACGGCGTCCTGGGCGAGGAGGGCGCGAGCACCGAGGGCAGCAGCGGGATCACCTGGGTGATCGACCCCATCGACGGAACGGTCAACTACCTGTACGGGCGCCCCGAATGGTCGGTCTCCATCGCCGCGCGCCAGGGCGACGAGACCCTCGTCGGGGTCGTCGCCGCGCCCCTGCGCGGAGAGACCTACCGCGCGGTCCTCGGCCAGGGCGCGTACGTGAACGACCGCCCGGCACACGCGCGCGTGGCGCCCCCCTTCGAGCAGGCGCTGGTCGGCACGGGATTCGGCTACCTCGCCGCCCGCCGGGCCCACCAGGCCGACGTCGTACGGGAGTTGGTGCCTCACGTGCGCGACATCCGGCGTGGCGGTTCGGCCGCCATCGACCTCTGCGACGTCGCCGTCGGACGCCTCGACGCGTACTACGAGCGCGGCTTGAACCCCTGGGACCTCGCGGCCGGCGACCTCATCGCGCGGGAGGCGGGCGCGCTCACCGGTGGCCGTCCGGGCGAAGTGCCGTCCGGCGAGCTGACGATCGCGGCGCCGCCCGGACTCTTCGAGCAGCTCCAGAACCGCCTTGAGGAGCTCGGGGCCTGGCACGACTGA
- a CDS encoding response regulator transcription factor: MRVLVVEDEQLLADAVATGLRREAMAVDVVYDGAAALERIGVNDYDVVVLDRDLPLVHGDDVCRKIVELGMPTRVLMLTASGDVSDRVEGLEIGADDYLPKPFAFSELTARVRALGRRTSVPLPPVLERAGIKLDPNRREVLRDGKEIQLAPKEFAVLEVLLRSEGAVVSAEQLLEKAWDENTDPFTNVVRVTVMTLRRKLGEPAVIVTVPGSGYRI; encoded by the coding sequence GTGCGCGTACTCGTCGTCGAGGACGAGCAGCTGCTCGCCGATGCGGTGGCCACCGGACTGCGCCGGGAGGCCATGGCCGTCGACGTCGTGTACGACGGCGCGGCCGCCCTCGAGCGCATCGGCGTGAACGACTACGACGTGGTCGTCCTCGACCGGGACCTCCCGCTCGTGCACGGCGACGACGTCTGCCGCAAGATCGTCGAACTCGGCATGCCGACCCGCGTCCTGATGCTGACCGCCTCCGGCGACGTCAGCGACCGCGTCGAGGGCCTCGAGATCGGTGCCGACGACTACCTGCCCAAGCCGTTCGCGTTCAGCGAGCTGACGGCCCGAGTGCGGGCGCTCGGACGCCGTACGAGCGTGCCGCTGCCGCCCGTCCTCGAGCGCGCGGGCATCAAGCTCGACCCGAACCGGCGCGAGGTCCTGCGCGACGGCAAGGAGATCCAGCTCGCGCCCAAGGAGTTCGCCGTCCTCGAGGTGCTGCTGCGCAGCGAGGGCGCCGTCGTCTCGGCCGAGCAGCTCCTGGAGAAGGCCTGGGACGAGAACACGGACCCCTTCACGAACGTCGTACGGGTCACCGTCATGACCCTGCGCCGCAAGCTCGGAGAGCCGGCCGTCATCGTGACCGTGCCCGGCTCCGGATACCGGATCTGA
- a CDS encoding VOC family protein: MTEAAARRAPGTPCWVSLMVHGMAATQEFYAALFGWEFRPGPQQLGPYVRALLDGHEVAGIGQMPPDRHLPVAWTPYLASDDVDATAESIRHCGGTVGVGPLDAGEAGRMAIASDPAGAVFGIWQAAEHLGMALTGVPGAPAWNELVTQETASVAKFYEATFGYEEEAVVSADFDYLTLHLNGTPVASVHGVGQALPRDRGAHWMTYFEVADVDESVSLVEELGGHVLKPARDGSQGRLATVADPEGAVFTLVRSAPREEGQGAS; the protein is encoded by the coding sequence ATGACCGAGGCAGCAGCCAGGCGCGCGCCGGGCACCCCGTGCTGGGTGAGTCTCATGGTGCACGGCATGGCGGCGACCCAGGAGTTCTACGCGGCGTTGTTCGGCTGGGAGTTCCGGCCGGGACCGCAGCAGCTCGGCCCCTACGTGCGGGCCCTGCTCGACGGCCATGAGGTGGCCGGGATCGGGCAGATGCCGCCCGACCGCCACCTGCCCGTCGCCTGGACCCCGTACCTCGCCTCGGACGACGTGGACGCCACGGCCGAAAGCATCCGCCACTGCGGCGGCACCGTCGGCGTCGGCCCGCTCGACGCCGGGGAGGCGGGCCGGATGGCCATCGCGTCGGACCCGGCGGGCGCCGTGTTCGGCATCTGGCAGGCGGCGGAGCATCTGGGGATGGCGCTCACCGGGGTGCCGGGGGCACCGGCGTGGAACGAACTGGTGACCCAGGAGACGGCGAGCGTCGCCAAGTTCTACGAGGCGACCTTCGGCTACGAGGAAGAGGCCGTCGTCTCCGCCGACTTCGACTATCTGACGCTGCACCTCAACGGCACCCCGGTGGCATCGGTGCACGGCGTGGGCCAGGCGCTCCCCCGCGACCGGGGCGCGCACTGGATGACGTACTTCGAGGTGGCGGACGTCGACGAGTCGGTGTCCCTGGTCGAGGAGCTCGGCGGCCACGTCCTGAAGCCCGCACGCGACGGCTCCCAGGGCCGCCTGGCGACGGTCGCGGACCCGGAGGGCGCGGTGTTCACCCTCGTACGGTCAGCGCCGCGCGAGGAGGGCCAGGGGGCCTCCTGA
- a CDS encoding D-arabinono-1,4-lactone oxidase — protein MSTGNSGSDTTNARQARTRNEPWRNWAGNVTARPVREVTPASVEELSAAVRAAADDGLKVKAVGTGHSFTAAAATDGVLIRPQLLTGIRNIDRDAGTVTVEAGTPLKRLNLALAREGLSLTNMGDIMEQTVSGATSTGTHGTGRESASISAQIKGLELVTADGTVLTCSEKGTAEERAVFAAARIGLGALGIITAITFAVEPIFLLTAREEPMTFDRVASDFDALYAENEHFEFYWFPHTGNCNTKRNNRSAGPEAPVSRFSSFLEDELLSNGLFQAVNSLGRAVPSTIPSIAKISSRALSARTYTDIPYKVFTSPRRVRFVEMEYAVPRAALVETLRELKTMIERSNLRISFPVEVRTAPADDITLSTASGRESAYIAVHMYKGTPYQAYFTAAERIFAAHEGRPHWGKVHTRDAGYFSTVYPRFGEFTELRDRLDPDRLFANDYLRRVIGD, from the coding sequence ATGAGCACGGGGAACTCGGGCAGCGACACGACGAACGCCCGGCAGGCCAGGACACGGAACGAACCGTGGCGTAACTGGGCGGGGAACGTCACCGCGCGGCCGGTCCGCGAGGTGACGCCCGCGTCGGTGGAGGAGCTGTCGGCGGCCGTCCGCGCGGCGGCCGATGACGGCCTCAAGGTGAAGGCCGTCGGTACGGGGCACTCGTTCACCGCGGCGGCGGCCACCGACGGTGTGTTGATACGCCCTCAACTGTTGACCGGAATCCGCAACATTGACCGCGACGCCGGCACCGTCACGGTGGAGGCCGGCACCCCGCTCAAGAGGCTCAACCTCGCCCTGGCCCGCGAGGGCCTGTCGCTCACGAACATGGGCGACATCATGGAGCAGACCGTCTCGGGCGCCACCAGCACGGGCACGCACGGCACGGGCCGCGAATCGGCGTCCATATCCGCGCAGATCAAGGGCCTCGAACTGGTCACCGCCGACGGCACGGTCCTCACCTGCTCGGAGAAGGGGACCGCAGAAGAACGCGCGGTCTTCGCGGCCGCACGGATCGGACTCGGCGCCCTCGGCATCATCACGGCGATCACGTTCGCCGTGGAGCCGATCTTCCTGCTCACCGCCCGCGAGGAGCCGATGACCTTCGACAGGGTCGCGAGCGACTTCGACGCGCTGTACGCGGAGAACGAGCACTTCGAGTTCTACTGGTTCCCGCACACGGGCAACTGCAACACCAAGCGCAACAACCGCAGCGCCGGCCCGGAAGCCCCTGTCAGCAGGTTCAGCAGCTTCCTCGAGGACGAGCTCCTGTCGAACGGCCTCTTCCAGGCGGTCAATTCACTCGGCCGCGCGGTCCCCTCGACGATCCCGTCGATCGCCAAGATCTCCAGCCGCGCGCTCTCCGCCCGCACCTACACGGACATCCCTTACAAGGTCTTCACGTCCCCGCGCCGCGTCCGCTTCGTGGAGATGGAGTACGCCGTTCCGCGGGCGGCCCTCGTCGAGACTCTGCGCGAGCTGAAGACCATGATCGAGCGCTCGAACCTGCGCATCAGCTTCCCGGTCGAGGTCCGCACGGCCCCCGCGGACGACATCACGCTCTCCACGGCGTCCGGCCGGGAGAGCGCGTACATCGCCGTCCACATGTACAAGGGCACCCCGTACCAGGCCTACTTCACGGCGGCCGAGCGCATCTTCGCCGCGCACGAGGGCCGGCCGCACTGGGGCAAGGTGCACACGCGCGACGCGGGCTACTTCTCGACGGTCTATCCGCGCTTCGGCGAGTTCACGGAGCTGCGCGACCGTCTCGACCCTGACCGCCTGTTCGCCAACGACTATCTGCGCCGGGTCATCGGCGACTGA
- a CDS encoding ferrochelatase has protein sequence MSDALDPTPFDGYDALLLLSFGGPEGPDDVVPFLENVTRGRGIPKERLKEVGQHYFLFGGVSPINEQNRALLDALRKDFADHGLDLPVHWGNRNWAPYLTDTLREMVTDGHERILVLATSAYASYSGCRQYRENLADSLAALEAEGLEVPRVDKLRHYFNHPGFVRPMIDGVLKSLADLPDDVRDGAHIAFTTHSIPTAAADVSGPVGDHGDGGAYVKEHLDVARVIADAVREETGIDHPWQLVYQSRSGAPHIPWLEPDICDHIEERHSAGVPAVVMAPIGFVSDHMEVLYDLDTEATAKAAELGLPVRRSATVGADPRFAAAVRDLVLERSAAESGRAVTPCALGALGASHNLCPVGCCPSRAPKPAAAGADSPYA, from the coding sequence ATGTCCGATGCGCTCGATCCCACGCCCTTCGACGGCTACGACGCCCTGCTGCTGCTCTCGTTCGGAGGCCCCGAAGGCCCGGACGACGTGGTCCCGTTCCTGGAGAACGTGACGCGCGGCCGGGGAATCCCCAAGGAGCGGCTCAAAGAGGTGGGGCAGCACTACTTCCTGTTCGGCGGGGTCAGCCCCATCAACGAGCAGAACCGCGCCCTGCTGGACGCGCTCCGCAAGGACTTCGCGGACCACGGCCTCGACCTGCCCGTCCACTGGGGCAACCGGAACTGGGCGCCGTACCTGACGGACACCCTCCGCGAGATGGTCACCGACGGCCACGAGCGCATCCTCGTCCTCGCGACCAGCGCGTACGCGTCGTACTCGGGCTGCCGTCAGTACCGCGAGAACCTCGCGGACTCGCTCGCCGCCCTCGAAGCGGAGGGGCTCGAGGTGCCGCGCGTCGACAAGCTGCGGCACTACTTCAACCACCCCGGCTTCGTGCGCCCCATGATCGACGGTGTCCTGAAGTCGCTCGCCGATCTCCCCGACGACGTACGGGACGGCGCCCACATCGCGTTCACGACGCACTCCATCCCGACCGCGGCAGCCGACGTCTCCGGGCCCGTCGGTGACCACGGCGACGGCGGTGCCTACGTGAAGGAGCACCTGGACGTCGCGCGCGTGATCGCCGACGCGGTCCGCGAGGAGACCGGCATCGACCACCCATGGCAGCTCGTCTACCAGTCGCGTTCCGGCGCACCGCACATCCCGTGGCTGGAGCCCGACATCTGCGACCACATCGAGGAGCGGCACAGCGCCGGTGTGCCGGCCGTCGTGATGGCGCCCATCGGCTTCGTCTCCGACCACATGGAAGTCCTCTACGACCTCGACACCGAGGCCACGGCCAAGGCCGCCGAGCTCGGCCTCCCGGTGCGCCGCTCCGCCACGGTCGGCGCGGACCCCCGCTTCGCCGCCGCCGTCCGCGACCTCGTCCTCGAACGGTCCGCCGCAGAGAGCGGCCGGGCCGTCACGCCCTGCGCCCTGGGCGCGCTCGGCGCGAGCCACAATCTCTGCCCGGTGGGCTGCTGCCCCTCCCGTGCCCCCAAGCCCGCGGCCGCGGGCGCCGACAGCCCGTACGCGTAA